GCAAGATGATGAAAGAATCATACACAAAACACAATTTCATTTCCTTATTGAACATAAAAAGGGTAGTAATTACATTGTAGAATCAAGAAATGAGGTAAGCTGCAGAAATAGGATATTTCAATcctataaaaaagaagaaacagaATACCTCACTCTCAACTCCACAACAGAGTATTACCACCCAATACACAAGCTTAACAAGCACAGACACTCAAACAGAAGAAACCATAACACTCACACTACAAAACACAGAAACTAGCAACAGCTTTATCGACACGGGACCAAGTACAACGAAGACTAGACGAGACGAACATCACCACGAGACATGGAAATGAAAACTTTATTGACACAATATGAACGATGGCGGAGGAAGTACTGGTGGGGGGCTCAGGCGACGAGGAGGAGCACCACAGACGGGACGTGAAGGTGGATAGCACGGGGCTCAGACAACGAGTAGCACCATAGGCGGGACGGGGACGGGGACGGGTTGGTCGGCAGCACGACACGATAGCCGTATTGGCTAGAAACCAAAGGCAGTCAAAGAGGCAACCTCTCCCACAAGAGAGGGCTAAAAAGGGGGGTTTTAACAGGCTTGTTAAATACAAAGAAGCCTGCAAAAATGGGGTAGCAGATAAAAAACTGATTCGCCTTGGCCTCCACGGAAAACAATCGAGTCGGGCCGATCGACCAATGCCTATGTTGCACGCGCTCGCGAAAAATCACTGATCGTCGTGTGATGCCATCCTCGCCCGATCGACTCAAGAAAGGATATCACATCTCCACAATTTCTCAGTGAGCATCTCCACTTTGCTGTTGCTGATGGAGTTGCAGTGCTGGAGATTCAAGCCGACGAGTGTCTGCCCCAGTCTCTCGAGAGCGGGAATGCTCTTGTTCGACACCATCGAGCACCCCGACAAGGAGAGGACCTGCAGATTAGATTGCACTCCACGCGAAAGAGCAGCAACACCAGCATCCGTGACCAAACACCTGGAGACGTCAAGGTCATTGAGTAACGGGCAACTCTCGGCCAGCGCTGCTAGAGTTGCATCGGTGATCTTTTGGCACCCGTCGAGATTCACCAATTCAAGAGTCGCACCGTGCAACCTAGCCAAAGCCAAGATCACTTCGTCGGTCAAATTCGAGCACTCGCTAAGATCAACCTTGGCGAGCCCCGCCTCACAGCATTCTAGGAGCGGGAGAAGCCCTGTGTCCGTGATCCCGCAAAGTCCACTCAGATCCAGGTGATGTAGGTGGGGGCATAGCTTCCCAACCATAGCCAAACTAGTACTTCCGAATCCGGGACAGCTCCGGATCGACAAAGAACGAAGAGACTCGCAGGGGGAGAGCGTTGGAAAGTCCATCGATAGATCCTTGATTCCCATGCATTTAACCAAAGAAAcagatttcaattttgaactGATGCAGGAAAGAGCAGTCAAGATCCCTATTTGTGTAATCCTATTGCATTCCTCCAACTGCAAGTATTCAAGAGAACTCGTTGCCTTGGCAAAAGCCACGAGCCCATTATCAGACACAAAGCAACACTTACGGACACACATGTGTTTTAAGTTTGGGCAGCCCTTCCCGATTGCTTCGATGCTCAAGTCGGTTATTCCCCGGCAAGAACTAACGGTCAGATTCGATAGCGATTCAAGACCTCGTGCATTGCCCATCACCCAGAAGCCTTTTTGGCTCACATTTTGAAGCCCACATAGAACAAGATTCGCAATGGCTTTTCCGTAGTGGCCTATCACAGCAACCGAGTAATCTGTGATGTTGAGCGACTGAAGTTTCACCTTTGTCAAGGCAGAGGCCGATGACAAAAGGCAGGCAATTCCCTGATCCCCAACACGCGCGCAGTCTTTGATAGTGATTGACTGCAGCTTCGGACAGAATTTGGCAAGTGCTTGAAGGCCGTCATTGCCAATGTTTGAACACGACTCGATATTCACTGCAGTCAAATTGGGACAACTCTTTGCGACGGCAGCCAAACCCTTGTTAGAGATTGAAGGGCATTGGCACAGGTCTAGCTTCTCCAACGAATGGCACTCTCGTGCAATCTCAAATAGTCCTTCGTCACCGATGGAGGGCACATTCCACAATGAGAGAGCCTTGAGGGAAGGGCAACCGCGAGCTATCGCTGACATACCAAAGTTAGAAACCTTCCTCAACGAGTTGCTTCCCCTGATAGAAAGCTTCCCAAGTCCCCCGCGGCTAGATGTGCCAACTGCAATGGCGGCAAGCCTGACATCCGTCGCTTTCTTCCCTTCCACACACCTAGTGAGGTACCCATCGCATTCCACTTCCATATCCTCATCCGCGGAGACATGTTCCTTGTTGTAGAACTCAGAGCTGCGAACGCTGCTCAAGATCGTGAGCCAGCGCTTTGAAACACATGCTGCGGAACTCCTCTCCCGGCCACCAGGTAAGCGCCTGAAGATCTCGAATAAGCACTCATCTGGGAGGACATCAACAGATGGTCTGTTATCCTCGAAGAAGTTCCCACTAATGACGCAAGGGCCGCTGATCCGCGACCGCTTCCTTGGAGGGCAGTAGATCTCCACGTGGGAGTTGGAGAGTAAGAGGCCGGAATCTCCGGAACGCAATGAAGCCCCAGAATACAGATCATCATCACCTGATTGGATTGGCCAGGAATTGATGTCAGCTAAATTGAATCAAGATTGTTCTTAAATGGGAAGATCCTAATTAATTCCATTTACATAAATGTTTCTTTCCAAATCATAACTGGATTACTACCTTAGAACCATTTCTTGATCTCTTTCATTCCAATCAAACTAACCCCAATTATCTTCCTACCTCAAATAATGGATTCTAAACACTATTAAGTCATACCAATTTCTAGAGCAAGGACTGTGATTGCATATTAGTCagctaaaaaaataattggtaATTCCAAATTCAGTCCATTTCTAACCTAGGAAAGATTCTCATGAATACAATCAAGACTAATCCCAAAACTCTAACAATTTCTATAGCAAGTTACATGTCATAAAAAGATTATGATTGCATATTCACCACTAAAGAACTTAGCCAGCTAAGAAAATCATTCCCAATTGCCCAATTCCAAATACAGTCCATTTCTAACCTAGGAAAGAATCTCATACTCATGAATATAATTAAGACTAATCCCAAAACACAATCCATTTGTGAAtctcataaatcaattaaatcctGGTAAATCAACTGACCTCTGTAATTGACAAGAGCAGGCATGGCTGTTTCTCACAAGAAAATCCCCAAAGGAGAGCAAAAAAGATCACTTTTTTAAGCAAAATCAACACAGCCCAGATGAAGATTAGAGCCAATTTTTGCATTCCAAGACAAGATAACCCAAAATCTTAATGAAGAAACCCAACCCCAACAACCGTAGGGCaaaaagagagaggagagaagagagagaaaagaaaaggaggtGTTTTTCCACAGCAAATGTGTGctgagaatatatataaatgaggCAAGAATAGCAACATgcatgaatataaatataaaatcagattaaaataaaagaattggGTGAGGTGTCAAAAGTCATTAGATTCATGATGATGGCTGGAAAACCCTCAATCCTCATGAATTCTTGCATAGTTCAATGAATCAATACCCCAAACCGGCTTTTTCGGTCATTTTGCCACTTGGGCCATATTTTTCACCTCCGTTTTTTAATCACAACTATACTATAATTGATGCAACATAtacaaattttgttatttcaattttactaaattaGACTAGTCTTTATCCAATGTGTAAATGGATTTTTAATGTCCCAATTTTGGCTGAGACATTATCTTCTGActattttaaactttttcgGCCTAAAtagataattttattcataataacGAGAGTATAAATCTATCATTTATTGCAACAAATAAAGCTAGTTAGAGGCTTGTTTAAAATTACTATGCTAATTATAGCATAGAAATATAGACATATAGACATTTCCTTGCTAAATTGCTTGGGGCTAAATACTACCGTAGGTTCATTTATACAATGCGCTTTAATTGAGCAGAAATTTACATCTAATGatctaaataatactcctactatttcAAAGTTCATCATTAATAAGTTTGTATTGACTGAATTTTTGAAGGTTTCATATTCAACTTTCTTAAGATAAAACGAATGTCTCGCAATTCTTATTTCTTAATGTGTTagattatcaaaatatattacatataattgttaatgatatatatatataatgaattatGTACTTAATggtagaataaaaaaaagtgtaaaactcatcttgtaattaaaaaagaaaaaggcaaatgcgaaaatttcaaatttaccGGCATATTTATATGCCATTACTCCCATCTTGACTTCTTGAgtgatttgattttggtgaaatagtcatattacaatttttatgtgaaatatttaattttctttttaagtcAAATATATTACCACTctcttaaatttatagtactccagtatttagattatttaatAATCATAGTACAGTACTATAATTGTAAATCGTTTCATTCCtaaaatttatatgtataCACACTCAAATTTCTTCTTGTGAACTCCATCAGACGTaggaaatttcaaataaattcctaaaaatttatgtacatacttaattatttaaatgtaaGATAATATTGTATGCCACAAATTTCCGAGGAAATTTCAGTTTCcaatcaattatttattcGAATCGATTCCATGAAGCTAATAACACCCAAATCTTGGAAAATCTAACCACGCCGTTTAGGaggaaattaataaattgaaaatttaaaccCAGTCAAGACGGTGAATGAAATAGGAtaacaaaaaattcattattttttaggaaTTGATTATGATTTGTGTAGAGATAATGGCGTAGAGGcatgaattttcaattattttaatgagtCCAAGCTCCCAAATCCATAAATGTAGGGATTCAAATAATTGTGGATTAATTTGGTGAGAGATTTTACTtgaataacaaataaaacaaggtATATGTACGTATATACATGGAGGATAATTTACTACAATCATGAAACatttgagattaaaaaaaaaaaaaaagaagaagagaagctAGTATATACTTTTACCTATCTTAtctttatgaaattataaattgtttaGATATTATTACCAAAATTAATGCTCTAAATAAGGCGTAATAAGTGTTTTATTGCTATTTGCATCCAACTCGTcgaataaaattttagtgCTTCGGCTATTCGTGCATTATTAATGTGGTTTTACTCCAATTTACATTAATTCCACACCAATATGGTTTTATTGTAATTtgcattaattacacactcaatATTTACTACAAGTTCACCTCTTAGTATTAACTCAATAACTCATCTACAAAAGTATAACCTTCAATGTTCtatgtaaaattgatattcCCGCCATGCCACGTTCTTCATGAATTATTCGAAAACGTCGCACGTTATCGTTATAATTGTGAGTTAGACATTACGTTTCACGATCATGATGCATGCCAGAGTGGAACTAAGCGTGAAGTATATAAATATCGGGAGATGTCACCGAATCTGTACGGACAATCAGgatgtttttcattttcttgacTTGGGGAAAGGAATGGAAATGCTTAATCTCCAAACCTCTTTATTTGCATAAAAAGATGTTCACTACTTGAATACGCTTAAATTCATCCTATATAACTACACTTTTTAATGTATgtattgataaatgataatatgtgtctgatatttttttagttgaaCTATGTACCGATAGTTTCATCTGTTCGATTAataatccaaattttaaattactaatataaacGAAGCATCAAACTCGTAATATAGTAGAATTATTATGAATACATGCAGTACTCCATCCGCcacataatagatgtcacactttttttttttagtttgtcccacaaaaaaatgtcatatttcttcttttggaaaaagttccctcacacatcaattataaaaattatatttccaCTCACCACGAGCatccacatccgtgctcttagctaagagcacggaagtgggcccggacccacttttactgttgtccttagctaagagcacaacacccacatccgtgctcttagctaaggacaagctcaagagtcccaccattctattattcaatttaaataaaaacatttccacaatattaaaatgcattaaaatatccgaaatactattacaaattacaaaataattaaaaattacataattaaaatcctaaaaattaaaaattacacaattaaaatcctaaaaattaaaaattacactactcgttgccgaatttcgcccaaatgtgattgattagatctttttgtagctcagTGTGGGCTCTTGTATCGCGCATTGTGTGTCTTCTTTCCATTCTCTCGTTCACcgtcgtatgcacacctcggcgtgggggagacctcgcggttgagcttccggcttcatcctcgtcGTAAAAGTTACCCGTCATCGGTCTTTCGTcagctataatcatgttgtgcaagataatacatgtgtacatgatgtcggcgatattcttaacgtaccaaagtcgagaaggggacttcacaatgttgaatcggTCTTGAAGGACACTaaaagctctttcgacgtctttcCGTTTCAGACTCTTGACGCTGCGCAAAAAGAATCCGTCTTTGCTCTTGTGGATTGCTGAACGACTTCACGAAAGTCGACCACCTTGGGTAGATACCATCGGCGAGATAGTAACCcatgtggtatgcatttccgttgacggtgaagtcgatcgccggtgctacaccattcaaaacatcatcgaagagtggtgaagaatataacacgttcaagtcgttgttggatccggcaacaccgaaatatgcatgccacatccataggcggtagtcggcgaccgcttcaaggataagcgttgggccgccacctttgtggccgcttaagtgttgccccctccaagcagtcgggcaattcttccactttcaatgcatgcagtcaatgcTGCCTAGCATACCGGGAAAACCGTGGACTGTTTCGTGAAGACGAAGCAACCGTTGACAATCGTCGGTGGTGGGTGCCCAAAGGAATTCCTCGCCGAAAGCAGAACGAACGCCATCGCAAAAATTCTTGAGGCATAGGATTGCAGTTGACTCACCGACATGCAGTGGCGGAACCAGCATAGGCCAAGCCACCGCGCCAGCGGGGGCTTGGCCGGCGCCGGACCCTATAACCCCGCCATGGCCGCCCCACTCCGCCCCAGGAAGTTTCAGTCTGGTCTCTGGGAAAGAAATGCATCGAAGAAGAAGATAGGGGATATGGGtagaatttaaaaagttaagcTACTGGAAATATGATAAAGGCAATAAAGAAATAGGCAGCAGGCACCTATAAAAATATCCAGCTATCGCTCCCCTAGTTGTACTCCTTATTTCATTTGAAAATGTgttaaaatctaattaaatatgtgctatatatatgcatttttttaaaaatttatcagaTGACCAATAGATTAGAGAcggtaaaatttaattaaatattttctaatttccaattaaatctagttttttaaaattattcagACGAGgctcaatattatatttacgtattaaatttaaaattgcacatttaaaaattatgatactgaattcaaatttgttaACTACTACTCCCTCATTTTCATGttagttgatttttttctgGAAAGTTCTAagtgaattgagttatttctatttatgataaaaattaactCTTTCGTTTACTtaattctcttttcatttatcttattttattttctcttactttaatcaCCATCTATTTTGacacactattcttaaacttCGTACTGAAAAGAAATGTCAGTAATTAACaagaaatggagaaagtactataatttaatatattgattttgaaatgagaTAGTTAGGGATTTGGGTTGtgttttgtaatatttttgattgtgtgaattcaaaaattgggatttaaaaattgtaaaaatgttACAtacgataaaattaaatattattattattttaaaaaaattcagccccggcttatttaaatttctggTTCCGCCACTGCcgacatgcaaatactcgtcgaagaggtcagccgtttgcccagtagtaagttgtcggatggcacaagtacacttttgTAACTCCGTGAGACTTTGCCGACCGGTTGCGTCTGCACCttcttgaaaatattcaacgcgggtggacaatgtgttgacaatacgcataaacaaccgtTTTGACGTACGAAAACGGCGCCGAAAGTAATCTTCTGGATACCGCGGCTGGTCGAAAAAATAGTCGGCAATGAGCCTTTCATGGGCTCCCTCTCGATCACGAGGGATGTAGCGAAGTTTTGCTCTAgttggttgaggaggaggggcgggggtattagcggcgacataggcttcataggcggcacgatattgttcataatattcttgttcttcgcactccgcttccgcaatgatgaatgtgtgtagatgattttgggataaaaaaaaaattcacaaaaatccaaaaaaaacgtCTATAAAtggctctatttttttgggaatccaaaaatatttttttttatttttcggtattattttgaattatttatgattttttttaaaatataaaaataaaaatcgaatttgccaacggctatgccgttggccaataaGAAGACGCCACGTatggctgctcagcggcacggacgtgctcttagctaagagcagcgccgtgccgctggcacggacggacagcTTGCATcggcggacggacgagctcgtGCTCAGCTGCACGGACGGACGAACGGCAAAACGAAACCGCTGCAGATgctcttaacacacaaaataacatctcctaaaatcatgTGTCATCTCCCAAGTATGACATCCACTgtaggacggagagagtattatctTTAAGTTGGCTCAACAATAAAAGTTTGTCTGGACACGATAAGTGTGACGTGAATAAGTTGATTAAGAAAGATAGAATCATTGAATATGGTACAAGTACTACGTACCCTAATATTTCACTTTCATTCTTTAATTGATAGTCATAGTGTACATGAAATCCAAGAGTGATCAACTAAGACATTTTATATTGCCGGTATGTGTCAAATGATATTGTAATAACacatagtaataaaattgaatttgtgattgatatatcatatatgcCTCGATTTGAGCAAAACACCAAGTTGTGGTTGCGTGCCACAGTACATCGTATTCGTTCCTTAAACCAAACCCAACTTGCTTCAACAACTGGTAACAGCTTgtgtttacaattttattatgatCAACATGATTAAATcaaatcatatttataaatatgtatactTTGTTTTACAGCTCCGATTCATGTGACGGATTTCCTCCTACACTCTACTACCCTGGCTAATTTATTGAacaactttaattattatcgagaagagaattaaaaaagaattcgATTCTCGTTGTGGTACCAAACTAAACATTGT
The nucleotide sequence above comes from Salvia hispanica cultivar TCC Black 2014 chromosome 5, UniMelb_Shisp_WGS_1.0, whole genome shotgun sequence. Encoded proteins:
- the LOC125187625 gene encoding EIN3-binding F-box protein 1-like, producing MPALVNYRGDDDLYSGASLRSGDSGLLLSNSHVEIYCPPRKRSRISGPCVISGNFFEDNRPSVDVLPDECLFEIFRRLPGGRERSSAACVSKRWLTILSSVRSSEFYNKEHVSADEDMEVECDGYLTRCVEGKKATDVRLAAIAVGTSSRGGLGKLSIRGSNSLRKVSNFGMSAIARGCPSLKALSLWNVPSIGDEGLFEIARECHSLEKLDLCQCPSISNKGLAAVAKSCPNLTAVNIESCSNIGNDGLQALAKFCPKLQSITIKDCARVGDQGIACLLSSASALTKVKLQSLNITDYSVAVIGHYGKAIANLVLCGLQNVSQKGFWVMGNARGLESLSNLTVSSCRGITDLSIEAIGKGCPNLKHMCVRKCCFVSDNGLVAFAKATSSLEYLQLEECNRITQIGILTALSCISSKLKSVSLVKCMGIKDLSMDFPTLSPCESLRSLSIRSCPGFGSTSLAMVGKLCPHLHHLDLSGLCGITDTGLLPLLECCEAGLAKVDLSECSNLTDEVILALARLHGATLELVNLDGCQKITDATLAALAESCPLLNDLDVSRCLVTDAGVAALSRGVQSNLQVLSLSGCSMVSNKSIPALERLGQTLVGLNLQHCNSISNSKVEMLTEKLWRCDILS